In a genomic window of bacterium:
- a CDS encoding YHS domain-containing protein — protein MVTDPVCGAEIDPEDATATSFWLGHTYYFCSLECKEEFDLEPARFTQPVSETTWYSNLSP, from the coding sequence ATGGTTACCGATCCAGTTTGCGGCGCTGAAATCGACCCTGAGGATGCGACGGCAACATCCTTTTGGCTAGGACACACTTATTATTTTTGCTCCCTCGAATGCAAAGAGGAGTTCGACTTGGAACCGGCCCGCTTTACACAACCAGTATCTGAAACGACTTGGTATTCGAACTTATCTCCATAA